Within the Rosa rugosa chromosome 2, drRosRugo1.1, whole genome shotgun sequence genome, the region CTAATGGTAAAATGATCGGCCCCAAACTGTGATATGTTAAGCAGGCATGTACTCCTTTACACCAAGGCTGCCCATCCTGCTTTTGGGGTTACCCATACCACAGCATGGCCTTAAAGCGCGGACAAGTTTGAATTTTAGTTTTACAGTCCTTGTAGAATAATGGTTACATTTATCCCATGCTTGCACTTGGCAAACCAAGCAGAGGCAATAATATTTACATTTATCCCATGCTTGGACTTGGCAAACCAAGCAGAGTCAATAATATTTACAACTCCATCTCAGATTCGTCTGAGCTTTCTTCACCATTTTCCGCTGACACGGTGGAGGAAGAATTTCAAATGGTTTCATTACATAAGATTAGTATCTGCAGCACCTCGAGTGAAAGACTTAATGCGAGATGAGCATCAAAGTGATTAGAAATGCAGCAATGATGAACACAAGGAGGATACTCAATACTACTTTGCTTCCCCCACCCTTGAATATTGCATTGGAACCCATCTTCTCCGTTAAAGCAGTCAtaatttccatcattttctgTAGATGTAATAGGAAAGGTTCAAATGAGTTTATCGAATTCGGGCATCTTCTAAATGTTGCACAAGATGTTCAGGCTCTTTATCATGAGGTGAAAATCAGAACAGACAGTTTTATGCAAATTCTCTTGTTATGACATCCAGTTTACTAAGAtacacacccaaaaaaaaaaaaaaaacggtttAGTGTGAGATATTTGCATGAAAATAGACACTAAACGTACCATCCTGGAAGGAATATGCCGGAGTGGTTCCGCGAACATCTCTGCATTTCTGAAAAAAAGATAGAGAACTCCAAACGTGAGTTTATCGAACAAATATATCGGTTCAAATTTACCTAGCTAGGTTCTATTCGACTTTGATCGAGTTACTTGTTTGTAGTGATTATCTTTGAAATAATACAGAAGCAAaggcagaagcaaaactggactCACTTTATCATCACTTTCCCCTTGTAGTGGTGGGATATATGGTAGCTAAAACCCTTTCCAAAAGGCGTATGCGTTTTGCTCCACCCTGCATATAAGTAGCCAAACATATCAGAAAGTAGATGGAATCAGATTTGATCGATCTTGAAGAAAAAGGTTCCATAACCTCATCGATCATCGATGTTTTGAGAATAAGGATGTACCTAAAGCCCACTCAACACCAACTTTCATCCCATCATGCAATGTTGGTTTTATAATAAAGTCAATTTCAGTTCCTAGGTGTCGGATTAGATTTAGGAAAAAATCCACCACTTTCTGCAAAAGTACCAACAAAATGGTGAAGGAAACTAACTTTTACAATAAAGGCTCTATAAGATTAAAATTAATCAACTTTACCTTTTTTCCTCGAAGGGGTTGGATGATTGAGGATAAGTTGCCTGCACACACGGGTTCATCTGCTATGACCTCCGATAACTCGAGAACATCTTTGTTCTTCATGGCTTCGTACAGTTTCAGCAGTTTTTCGAGAGCTCGTGGATCCTGCTGATCTTCTCCGCCTGCACCTTCTGGTGAGTTTTTAGCACAGAATATCGGCACCATCAACAACTCTCTGTGCCTTCTTTGAATCAAAGGTTGGCCTGAAAATGGTGGATGAAATTTACCAAAGGCATTGTTAGCTGTAA harbors:
- the LOC133729986 gene encoding uncharacterized protein LOC133729986, which codes for MAFVSFPIITNNIIYRNTMQISHVNPVYTIHKNSKKITANNAFGKFHPPFSGQPLIQRRHRELLMVPIFCAKNSPEGAGGEDQQDPRALEKLLKLYEAMKNKDVLELSEVIADEPVCAGNLSSIIQPLRGKKKVVDFFLNLIRHLGTEIDFIIKPTLHDGMKVGVEWALGWSKTHTPFGKGFSYHISHHYKGKVMIKNAEMFAEPLRHIPSRMKMMEIMTALTEKMGSNAIFKGGGSKVVLSILLVFIIAAFLITLMLISH